The following coding sequences lie in one Bacillus rossius redtenbacheri isolate Brsri chromosome 13, Brsri_v3, whole genome shotgun sequence genomic window:
- the LOC134538625 gene encoding uncharacterized protein LOC134538625, with product METSTTVVSTRPTTCMTCTNATQGERHAQQPTPLADPNLVTYNRPQGYQGKFTLPEFGGLTHEDPQSFVENCEVRLTRAGIPVDEWSGQASGQLRGTAYEWWDIWGRFGMPWAEFAGTLTRRFDTEQALVDCTSQFYGERQKDGETAEQFVAQKLCLFTRVNPHARPTTALPTVTALLHTGLQPFMRCCRPESVEEYLQQAAAIEQNLRDLWQRGTPGTSRGRLSQTPQQGGADTQPPTRRRAIENTPQTDATPTRVALQDALGLPLCQRGCPNEPPLPVTTGGERPPHLYQLTRPRDSLLRIPVVVDGRAVAALVDTKASLVFVAPHLVQSGKLQPQQAELQLATNTRPGLTVGRATLQVSIRGYITTVIALVVKDLREEIVLGQPWLAEQDVVIETKATRVHIGTQERLAVYAVESLPARAKEAVTLHQILHDVPLEYRAAVDHVLAERKEIFTVSDPLSRTTVTEHHIPTTHNNPVYEPPRGYGFREQRAIREQVAEMHRDGVIEPSNSRYNACIVLAPKTDGSLRFCVDFWPLNTITVSAPPPQISVENAVVGLVRATVFSTLDLKSGYWQFPIRTEDREKTTFTIPDGRKFQFRAMPFGLNCAPATFQGMMTCVLEGYVDRFALAYLHDVIIFSETWEEHIGHLTLVIDHLATQHLTVAHHKCHIGTQEIEFLGHVVSAAGNRAQAGHLKKIAEAEVPRTRKQLQRFVGLINWLRCYVPNFSRTIAPLMDLLLPQSRYRWNDHAQRAFEEVKLAFTQCHKLTQGKPGTLPLPTDGRKYPRRGRGTIPRRPGQQA from the exons ATGGAAACTAGCACCACCGTGGTGAGCACTCGCCCGACCACCTGCATGACGTGCACAAATGCCACACAAGGGGAACGCCACGCACAACAGCCAACACCACTTGCTGACCCGAATCTCGTTACGTACAACCGCCCCCAGGGTTACCAGGGCAAGTTCACACTACCTGAATTCGGTGGCCTCACACATGAGGACCCACAGAGTTTCGTGGAGAACTGTGAAGTGCGATTAACCCGGGCAGGTATACCcgtagacgagtggtcgggacaggccagcggGCAGCTGCGAGGCACAGCCTATgaatggtgggacatatggggACGTTTCGGCATGCCGTGGGCAGAATTCGCCGGCACACTAACTCGCCGCTTCGACACCGAACAGGCATTGGTCGACTGCACTTCGCAGTTCTATGGCGAGCGGCAGAAAGACGGCGAAACGGCCGAACAGTTCGTGGCACAAAAACTATGTCTCTTCACGCGCGTCAACCCACACGCTCgacccacgacagcgctacccacCGTGACGGCGTTACTACACACCGGCCTCCAGCCATTCATGCGTTGTTGTCGCCCGGAGTCGGTAGAAGAATATCTGCAGCAGGCAGCTGCCATCGAGCAGAACCTGCGCGATCTCTGGCAACGGGGCACACCGGGCACGAGTCGGGGACGCCTCAGTCAGACACCACAACAGGGGGGAGCTGATACCCAGCCACCGACCCGACGACGAGCTATCGAGAACACACCTCAAACCGACGCAACACCCACCAGGGTAGCACTACAGGACGCCCTGGGGCTGCCactgtgccagcgaggttgcccCAATG AACCACCGCTCCCGGTTACCACGGGAGGGGAAAGACCCCCCCATTTGTACCAGCTGACCCGGCCCCGGGACAGCCTTCTTCGCATCCCCGTGGTGGTCGACGGGAGAGCCGTGGCTGCTCTAGTCGACACGAAGGCGAGTCTCGTATTtgtagccccccacctggtacagtCCGGGAAACTTCAACCGCAACAAGCGGAGTTACAACTAGCCACAAATACCCGGCCAGGCCTGACCGTAGGGCGAGCAACACTACAGGTCAGCATAAGGGGCTATATCACCACCGTGATCGCCCTCGTAGTCAAGGACCTCCGCGAGGAGATAGtcctggggcagccctggctGGCTGAGCAGGATGTCGTAATCGAGACCAAGGCCACCCGGGTACACATCGGTACGCAAGAGCGGCTAGCAGTCTATGCAGTCGAGTCACTACCTGCAAGGGCTAAGGAAGCCGTAACACTCCACCAGATACTTCACGACGTCCCACTCGAGTACCGCGCCGCCGTAGACCATGTACTAGCAGAGCGAAAAGAGATATTCACGGTGTCCGACCCACTCAGCCGAACTACGGTCACCGAACACCACATACCGACCACCCACAACAACCCGGTGTACGAGCCCCCCAGAGGGTACGGTTTCCGGGAGCAACGCGCCATCAGGGAACAGGTCGCAGAGATGCACCGGGATGGTGTTATTGAACCGTCGAACAGTCGCTACAATGCTTGCATTGTACTCGCGCCGAAGACGGACGGGTCACTACGGTTCTGCGTGGACTTCTGGCCATTGAACACAATCACGGTTAGCGCCCCGCCACCCCAGATCAGCGTAGAGAACGCGGTAGTAGGACTAGTACGAGCAACAGTGTTCAGTACCCTTGACCTTAAATCGGGGTACTGGCAGTTCCCCATACGGACCGAGGACCGCGAGAAGACCACGTTCACCATCCCCGACGGCCGCAAATTTCAATTTCGAGCGATGCCATTCGGGCTGAATTGtgcccccgcgacgttccaggggatgatgacgTGCGTACTAGAGGGCTATGTCGATCGCTTCGCGCTGGCTTACCTTCACGACGTAATTATATTCTCGGAgacctgggaggaacacatcGGGCACCTTACGTTAGTTATAGATCACCTCGCTACCCAGCACTTGACCgtcgcgcaccacaagtgccacatcgggacACAGGAGATAGAGTTCCTGGGACATGTCGTGAGCGCCGCGGGTAACCGGGCACAAGCGGGCCACCTCAAAAAGATCGCCGAAGCCGAGGTACCACGAACGCGGAAACAGCTCCAACGCTTCGTCGGCTTGATTAACTGGCTCCGGTGCTACGTCCCTAACTTCTCAAGGACAATAGCCCCCCTGATGGACCTCCTGTTACCACAGTCACGGTACAGATGGAACGACCACGCCCAGCGCGCATTCGAAGAGGTTAAACTCGCCTTCACACAGTGCCACAAGCTCACGCAGGGTAAACCCGGAACGTTGCCTCTACCTACAGATGGACGCAAGTACCCTCGGCGTGGGCGCGGTACTATACCACGTAGGCCCGGACAGCAGGCGTGA